Within the Mucilaginibacter sp. CSA2-8R genome, the region CATGAAATACGCGAAATGCAAATTATGAATATGGGACAGTACGCGCATGGTAACCAACCTATACAACACATGATTTACCTGTACAATTATGTTGGTAAGCCTTGGAAAACACAATATTGGGCTAGAGAGGTAATGAATAGATTGTACAAACCTACACCTGATGGTTATTGCGGAGACGAAGACAATGGTCAAACGTCTGCCTGGTACCTGTTCTCGGCTATGGGTTTTTATCCTGTTTGTCCCGCCAGCGATCAATATGTATTAGGGGCTCCACTGTTTAAAAAAGTAACGCTAAGTCTGGAGAACGGCAAAAAAGTGATGATATCTGCTCCCCAAAACAGTGATACAAACCGCTATATACGGGCGTTACAAGTAAATGGAAAAGCTTACGGTCATAATTGGTTAAGTCATGAGTCACTAATGCAGGGTGCAACCATTAAAGCCGATATGGTTGCTGCGCCATATACCATAAGAGGCAGTCAGCCAAAAGATTATCCTTTCTCCATGTCAACCGCTAACTGATGAAAAAGATATCCAATATAAAATTAACAGCGCTAACGTTTCTAATACTAACCCAAGCCCTTAATGTAACGGCTCAAAGCCGGAGTGTGGAGAAACTGGTGCCTTATGTAAAGCCGATCATCGGTACCCAGCGCATGGGGCATACTTACCCGGGTGCCACTGTTCCGTTTGGCATGGTGCAGCTCAGCCCCGAAACAGACAGCGTAAGTTACGAGCTGAACGGCAAGTACAATCCTAAGGTTTATGAGTACTGCGCCGGTTACCAGTACGAGGACAAGACCATCACCGGCTTTAGCCATACCCACTTTAGCGGTACCGGCCACTCCGATTTAGGCGACTTTTTAGTGATGCCCATGGTTGGCCCCGTAAAGCTTAACCCGGGCACGGCTGACAAGCCGGGCAGCGGCTACCGCTCGCGGTTTTCGCACCTAAACGAGGTCAGCCAGGCCGGGTACTATAAAGTGAAGCTGGACGACTATAACGTACAGGCCGAGATGACGGCCAGCACCCGCGTAGGCTTCCACCAGTATACCTTCCCGCAGTCAGGCCAATCGCATATTGTGCTCGACTTAACCGCCGGCATTTATAACTACCCGGATAAAAACGTCTGGACTTACCTCCATGTGGTTAATGACAGCCTGGTTACCGGCTTCAGGCAAACCAATGGCTGGGCTAAAAACCGGGTACTGTATTTTGCCATGCGCTTTTCTAAACCTTTTGTGAGCCATGGCTTCCGCAACGAATCGGCGCGCGAGGTATACCGTGGTTTCTGGGGTAAGTTTAACCAAACCCGCAACTTCCCGGAAATAGCAGGTCAGCGCATCAAAGCCTACTTTGACTTTAAAACCGCTGAAGGCGAAAAGGTAAAGATCAAGGTGGCGCTCTCGCCGGTAAGCATGGATGGCGCCCTGGCTAACATGCAGGCTGAGGTGCCGGGCTGGAGCTTTGAGCAAACCAAAGCCGCCGCGCAGCAGCAGTGGGAAACTGAGCTGCACAAAATAGAAGTGCAAACCAACAGCCGTGCTACCAAAGAAAACTTTTATACGGCTGTATACCATACGCTGATCAACCCCACCATTTACATGGATACCGACGGGCAGTACAAGGGCGTGGACCAAAACGTACACACGGCCAAAGGTTTTACCAACTATACCACCTTCTCGCTGTGGGACACTTACCGCGCGCTGCACCCACTGTTTAATATTATTGCGCCCGAACGTAATAACGACATGGTAAAATCCATGCTGGCCCATTACGAGCAAAGCCCCGAGCACATGCTGCCGGTATGGTCAAACTCGGGTAACGAAAACTGGTGCATGTCGGGTTACCACAGCGTATCGGTTGTGGCAGATGCCATTATCAAAGGCAATACGGAGGGCATTGATGTGAATAAGGCGCTGGAGGCCTGCGTAACTACGGCCCGCAAGCGCGATTATGAAGGCATTGGCTACTATATAGATAAAGGCTACATCCCCGACGAGCGTAACGGGGTATCGGTTTCCAGCACGCTGGAGTATGCTTATGACGACTGGTGTATTGCGCAGTTAGCGCAAAAGCTTAATAGGCAGGATATTTACCGGGAGTTTAGCAAGCGTGCCCAAAACTATAAAAATGTGTACGACAAAGCCTCCGGCTTTATGCGCCCCAGGCTGGAAAGCGGCGCCTTCCGGCCCAAGTTTGATCCGCTCACCACGATCGGACAGGGCTTTATTGAGGGCAATGCCTGGAACTATACCCTGTTTGCCCCGCAAGATCCCAAAGGACTGATTGAGCTGATGGGCGGCAATAAAAGGTTTGTACCCTACCTGGACTCGCTGTTTACCATGCACCTGCCCGATAAATTTTTTGAGGAGACGGAAGACATCACCCGCGACGGCATCATCGGCAACTACGTGCATGGCAACGAACCATCGCACCATGTGGCTTATTTGTACAACTGGACCAACCAGCCCTGGAAAACCCAGGAACGGGTGCGCATGATTCTGCCTAAAATGTATAAGCCAACCCCCGATGGTTTGGGCGGCAACGATGATACCGGGCAGATGAGTGCCTGGTTTATTTTCACCAACCTGGGCTTTTACCCGCTGTCGCCGGGTAATGAGGAATACGCCTTGGGCAGTCCGGCGGTAAACGGTGCAGTACTGCACCTGCAAAACGGCAAAACCTTTACCGTAACGGTGAAAAACCAGAGCGATAAAAACGTTTATGTGCAAAAAGTGCTGTTAAACGGCAAGCCCTTAACCGGCCTTTCCATCAAACACGCTGATATCATCAACGGCGGCGAGCTTACCTTCTACATGAGCAGTAAACACGCTTAAATATCCAGTAAAGTTCAAAACTGACTTCCACAAAGCACAATCACACACCGTGATTGTGCTTTGTTAGGTTATAAGGCACATTTTAATAGTAAGTTATAAGAAATAATAATAAGAATTGTTCTTAAAGTTGAGATTAGTAGTAATTTTCGTAATTATAGTTCTTGAAAATTACAAATAGTTTATAAAGAGTTATTTATTTATAAAAATTACATGTAAGAATTTGATAAAACGTTTTAATATTTTATTTTTGATAAAACGTTTTATCAAAAAAGCACTAAATTGAATTGTTTAGGCTTGAAAAATTGACGTTTGCTTATCGAGTGAAGGATGTTTAATTCAAAAGTGATAAAACGTTTTACTATTAAAAGATAGGAGGTTGATATGTATTTTTAGTTAGCTCAGAAAAACAAACTACACAACTAACAAACTCAACAAAACTCAAATGAACAAAATTTTACTTAAGTATTTATGGATTTTAGGACTTATCACTGTTGGTGGTGCAAGTGCTCAATCCATACAGGTTACCGGAAAGGTAATTGCTAAAGAAGACGGTGCGCCACTTCCCGGAGTTTCTGTATTAGTAAAAGGTACAACCACTGGTGTCGTTACTAACGGAAACGGTATTTTTACTATCAATACACCAAGTAGAAACAGTGTGTTATCTTTCAGCTTTATTGGCTATATTAAAAAGGATACTACTGCCCTTGGTAATACCAGCCTAACAATTACGCTAACGCCTGATAGCAGGCAATTGCAGGAAGTAGTTGTTACTACAGCGTTGGGTATAAAGCGGAAAGCCAAAGAAATTGGCTATGCTACTCAAACCATATCTGCTAAAGATTTGACAGTAGGTAAACCAACCAACCTGGCAACAGGCCTGAGTGGTAAAATAGCTGGTTTACAGATTACCCAAGCCAATAATCAAATAGACGCAGGCGATCAGATTCGTGTTGTTTTGCGTGGTAACCGATCTTTCGTGGGTAACAATCAGGCATTGCTGGTAGTAGATGGTGTAACCACCAGTTTAAGCTACCTCAACTCGATTAACCCAAATGATGTGGAAAGCATTAACGTTTTAAAAGGAGCAAATGCTGCTGCATTATATGGTTCGGAGGCGTCAAATGGTGTTATCATTGTGTCAACAAAACGCGGACAGACTGATGGTGGCGGTGCTATCACCTATACCAATACCACTATGCTTAACCAGCTGTCATACTTTCCTAAACTTCAATCGCAGTTTGGTGGTGGTACAGATCAGGACGCATTCGGCTTTCCGCAATACACCCCTTTTGAAAATCAAAACTATGGTGACAGATTTGATGGAAGTTTGCGCCCGATTGGCCGTACGTTACCTGACGGGTCGATTCAGATGGTGCCTTACTCAAATTTACCTAACGAAAAGAGAAAGTTTTTCAATACAGGGCTGGATGAACAGAACGACCTTACTTATTCTGGGGGTGATAAAAATGGCTCGGTGTTCATTAACGTACAACACGTAAACAGTAAGGGTACAACTCCCGGCGATTTTGCGAACAGAACTTCCGCCCGTATTAATGGAACCAGGAATTATAAAAATCTGACTGCTAATTATTCTCTTGATTATACACAACGGAATTATGATAAATCATACGCACAGGTTTACAACACTATCATTAATACTCCTGCCGAGATCCCATTAACCAGTTATTCAGATCTTAATTCCTTGTACGGAGATCCTAATAATTACTATAATGACTATTACACCAGCCCTTACCAAGATTTGGCTAATAACCGGCAAAATGAGCGTAAAGATGCTTTAATCGGTAATTTATCCCTGAGTTATAAAGCTACAGACTGGCTGGATTTCTTTGTGCGGGGTGGTATAAGCACAAGTACAATTGTAGGTAAATATACCCGCGGCGCTTTTACCTATTCAGATTTTGCAAAAGCCAGTGGTAAGTCGGTTGCAGTTAATAATATTTTAGCTTCTACCAGTGATTATGATCAGTTCAACAGCCGTTACAATGGCGACTTCCTGGCAACTTTTCACAAAAAGATAGCTGATGACTTCAGTGTTAAAGTAATTGCCGGTGCACAGTTCATCAATCAGTCCCAGCAAAATATAGGCGTTGGAGCAGGCACTTTAGTTATACCAACTCTTTTTAACGTAAGTAACGTTTCGGGAGTGCCAAGCGCAAGCGAAAGTACTACAGAATATCGCACGTTAGGTATTTTTGGCGACGTAACACTTGGTTATAAAGATTATCTGTTTTTACATGCCTCCGGTCGCCAGGATAAAGATTCACGTTTGGCCAAAGGGAACCGCACTTTCTTTTATCCGGCAGTTGATGCATCTTTTGTTTTCACTGACGCCATCAAAGCACTCAAAAACAATAATATCCTGTCATCCGGAAAAATCAGGGCCGGTATTTCTAAAGTATATGCCGTACAATTGGATCCTTATCAATTGCAATCCGTTTTCAATACCGGTGCAGGGTTCCCTTATGGCAGTGTAGCTGGCTTTTCGCTAAGCGGTATAGTTTACGATCCAAATCTGAAGCCTGAGAAAACCGTTTCAAAAGAGATTGGCTTAGATTTAGGGTTTTTAAATAACCGTATCACTTTAGAAACTTCGGTGTATAGTTCTCTAACAACCGATCAGGAGATTAAAACAGGGATCAATATATCTAATGCTACAGGTTTCAGCAATGCAGTAATTAATACAGGATCGGGTAGAAGCCGCGGATTTGAAGTAACCGTAGGTGCAGCGCCGATTGTTTCTTTAAAAAATGGCTTCCGCTGGAATATCAGCGCCAATTATTCGTATAACGAGAGCAAGGTTATTTCACTTTACCAAGGCCTTGACCAACTTAACATAGGTAATAGCAATTACATTGTAACCGGTCGGGCTTATCCGCAATTATTAGGCAACGATTATGTTCGCGATCCGCAAGGCCATGTTGTTGTAAACTCGGTAACTGGTTTGCCAACAGTAAACAATACTTTGGTAGATTTTGGACAAACCAATCCTAAGCACATTTTAGGATTAACCACAAGTTTTGCATTAAAACATTTCACTTTAACCGGTACAGCAGAAATGC harbors:
- a CDS encoding SusC/RagA family TonB-linked outer membrane protein, producing the protein MNKILLKYLWILGLITVGGASAQSIQVTGKVIAKEDGAPLPGVSVLVKGTTTGVVTNGNGIFTINTPSRNSVLSFSFIGYIKKDTTALGNTSLTITLTPDSRQLQEVVVTTALGIKRKAKEIGYATQTISAKDLTVGKPTNLATGLSGKIAGLQITQANNQIDAGDQIRVVLRGNRSFVGNNQALLVVDGVTTSLSYLNSINPNDVESINVLKGANAAALYGSEASNGVIIVSTKRGQTDGGGAITYTNTTMLNQLSYFPKLQSQFGGGTDQDAFGFPQYTPFENQNYGDRFDGSLRPIGRTLPDGSIQMVPYSNLPNEKRKFFNTGLDEQNDLTYSGGDKNGSVFINVQHVNSKGTTPGDFANRTSARINGTRNYKNLTANYSLDYTQRNYDKSYAQVYNTIINTPAEIPLTSYSDLNSLYGDPNNYYNDYYTSPYQDLANNRQNERKDALIGNLSLSYKATDWLDFFVRGGISTSTIVGKYTRGAFTYSDFAKASGKSVAVNNILASTSDYDQFNSRYNGDFLATFHKKIADDFSVKVIAGAQFINQSQQNIGVGAGTLVIPTLFNVSNVSGVPSASESTTEYRTLGIFGDVTLGYKDYLFLHASGRQDKDSRLAKGNRTFFYPAVDASFVFTDAIKALKNNNILSSGKIRAGISKVYAVQLDPYQLQSVFNTGAGFPYGSVAGFSLSGIVYDPNLKPEKTVSKEIGLDLGFLNNRITLETSVYSSLTTDQEIKTGINISNATGFSNAVINTGSGRSRGFEVTVGAAPIVSLKNGFRWNISANYSYNESKVISLYQGLDQLNIGNSNYIVTGRAYPQLLGNDYVRDPQGHVVVNSVTGLPTVNNTLVDFGQTNPKHILGLTTSFALKHFTLTGTAEMRAGAYVFNGFASTIDFSGISYTSAEAGRERFVYPNSVIQVSPGVYVPNTSVTTNTGGGGFWADGIRNNVMSNYVTSADFIKIRELSLAYDVPAKYLSSLKFVKKASIALVGRNLFMFRPKSNIFTDPEINANTDNAQGVNNLNQTPPTRLYGFTASIGF
- a CDS encoding GH92 family glycosyl hydrolase, coding for MKKISNIKLTALTFLILTQALNVTAQSRSVEKLVPYVKPIIGTQRMGHTYPGATVPFGMVQLSPETDSVSYELNGKYNPKVYEYCAGYQYEDKTITGFSHTHFSGTGHSDLGDFLVMPMVGPVKLNPGTADKPGSGYRSRFSHLNEVSQAGYYKVKLDDYNVQAEMTASTRVGFHQYTFPQSGQSHIVLDLTAGIYNYPDKNVWTYLHVVNDSLVTGFRQTNGWAKNRVLYFAMRFSKPFVSHGFRNESAREVYRGFWGKFNQTRNFPEIAGQRIKAYFDFKTAEGEKVKIKVALSPVSMDGALANMQAEVPGWSFEQTKAAAQQQWETELHKIEVQTNSRATKENFYTAVYHTLINPTIYMDTDGQYKGVDQNVHTAKGFTNYTTFSLWDTYRALHPLFNIIAPERNNDMVKSMLAHYEQSPEHMLPVWSNSGNENWCMSGYHSVSVVADAIIKGNTEGIDVNKALEACVTTARKRDYEGIGYYIDKGYIPDERNGVSVSSTLEYAYDDWCIAQLAQKLNRQDIYREFSKRAQNYKNVYDKASGFMRPRLESGAFRPKFDPLTTIGQGFIEGNAWNYTLFAPQDPKGLIELMGGNKRFVPYLDSLFTMHLPDKFFEETEDITRDGIIGNYVHGNEPSHHVAYLYNWTNQPWKTQERVRMILPKMYKPTPDGLGGNDDTGQMSAWFIFTNLGFYPLSPGNEEYALGSPAVNGAVLHLQNGKTFTVTVKNQSDKNVYVQKVLLNGKPLTGLSIKHADIINGGELTFYMSSKHA